A section of the Phaseolus vulgaris cultivar G19833 chromosome 8, P. vulgaris v2.0, whole genome shotgun sequence genome encodes:
- the LOC137826444 gene encoding dof zinc finger protein DOF2.4 isoform X2, protein MVYTSIPAYIDPANWQQQPNHQQQGNNTAVSSHLILPPPIQPPPPPPSQPHGLGGSATAGSIRPGSMADRARMANIPMQEAPQKCPRCESANTKFCYFNNYSLSQPRHFCKACRRYWTRGGALRNVPVGGGCRRNKRSRGSSGNSARSPANSDRQTASAGSASTTSGSSSADMVAGLGGTGVPSSLRFMAPLHHLGDHHLGVGGGGEIGLNYGLNYGGISGPMGGIGDLNFHIGSALNGGGGSVLSGLDQWRMPQTHQFPFLSGLEASSSHGLYPFDGASGSDGYGGTPIKVSTSGMMSQFASVKMEDNHPELGLPRQFLGVNNNPNTNEQYWNGGGGGATSAWTDLSVFSSSSTTSNPL, encoded by the exons ATGGTTTATACTTCCATCCCAGCATATATTGATCCAGCCAACTGGCAGCAACAG CCAAATCATCAGCAGCAAGGCAACAACACTGCTGTCAGCTCCCACCTTATTCTTCCACCACCAATACAACCGCCGCCGCCTCCACCATCACAACCTCATGGACTCGGTGGCAGTGCCACCGCCGGCTCCATAAGGCCAGGTTCCATGGCGGATAGGGCCAGGATGGCCAACATACCCATGCAGGAAGCTCCACAGAAGTGTCCAAGATGTGAATCCGCCAACACAAAGTTTTGCTACTTCAACAACTACAGCCTCTCTCAGCCCCGCCACTTCTGCAAGGCTTGCAGAAGGTACTGGACTCGTGGCGGAGCCTTGAGGAACGTCCCTGTTGGCGGCGGCTGCCGGAGGAACAAGAGGAGCAGAGGAAGCTCCGGAAACAGCGCCAGGTCGCCGGCAAACTCCGATCGCCAAACGGCGAGTGCCGGCTCTGCTTCCACAACCAGTGGCTCCTCTTCTGCTGACATGGTGGCAGGCCTTGGTGGCACTGGTGTTCCGTCGTCTCTTAGATTCATGGCTCCATTGCATCATCTTGGGGATCACCACCTTGGTGTTGGTGGTGGAGGAGAAATAGGGTTAAACTATGGCTTGAACTATGGCGGAATTTCAGGGCCAATGGGAGGAATAGGGGACTTGAATTTTCATATAGGAAGCGCTTTGAATGGTGGTGGTGGTTCTGTGTTGTCTGGTTTGGACCAATGGAGGATGCCACAAACTCACCAATTTCCCTTCTTGTCTGGTTTGGAAGCTTCTTCATCACATGGGTTGTACCCATTTGATGGTGCTAGTGGTAGTGATGGCTATGGTGGCACTCCCATTAAGGTTTCAACTTCTGGGATGATGTCTCAGTTTGCTTCTGTGAAAATGGAAGATAATCATCCGGAACTTGGTTTGCCTAGACAGTTCTTGGGAGTCAACAATAACCCTAATACAAATGAGCAATATTGgaatggtggtggtggtggtgccACTTCTGCTTGGACTGATCTTTCAGTCTTTAGCTCCTCTTCCACTACTAGTAACCCACTATAG
- the LOC137826444 gene encoding dof zinc finger protein DOF2.4 isoform X1 — protein MVYTSIPAYIDPANWQQQQPNHQQQGNNTAVSSHLILPPPIQPPPPPPSQPHGLGGSATAGSIRPGSMADRARMANIPMQEAPQKCPRCESANTKFCYFNNYSLSQPRHFCKACRRYWTRGGALRNVPVGGGCRRNKRSRGSSGNSARSPANSDRQTASAGSASTTSGSSSADMVAGLGGTGVPSSLRFMAPLHHLGDHHLGVGGGGEIGLNYGLNYGGISGPMGGIGDLNFHIGSALNGGGGSVLSGLDQWRMPQTHQFPFLSGLEASSSHGLYPFDGASGSDGYGGTPIKVSTSGMMSQFASVKMEDNHPELGLPRQFLGVNNNPNTNEQYWNGGGGGATSAWTDLSVFSSSSTTSNPL, from the exons ATGGTTTATACTTCCATCCCAGCATATATTGATCCAGCCAACTGGCAGCAACAG CAGCCAAATCATCAGCAGCAAGGCAACAACACTGCTGTCAGCTCCCACCTTATTCTTCCACCACCAATACAACCGCCGCCGCCTCCACCATCACAACCTCATGGACTCGGTGGCAGTGCCACCGCCGGCTCCATAAGGCCAGGTTCCATGGCGGATAGGGCCAGGATGGCCAACATACCCATGCAGGAAGCTCCACAGAAGTGTCCAAGATGTGAATCCGCCAACACAAAGTTTTGCTACTTCAACAACTACAGCCTCTCTCAGCCCCGCCACTTCTGCAAGGCTTGCAGAAGGTACTGGACTCGTGGCGGAGCCTTGAGGAACGTCCCTGTTGGCGGCGGCTGCCGGAGGAACAAGAGGAGCAGAGGAAGCTCCGGAAACAGCGCCAGGTCGCCGGCAAACTCCGATCGCCAAACGGCGAGTGCCGGCTCTGCTTCCACAACCAGTGGCTCCTCTTCTGCTGACATGGTGGCAGGCCTTGGTGGCACTGGTGTTCCGTCGTCTCTTAGATTCATGGCTCCATTGCATCATCTTGGGGATCACCACCTTGGTGTTGGTGGTGGAGGAGAAATAGGGTTAAACTATGGCTTGAACTATGGCGGAATTTCAGGGCCAATGGGAGGAATAGGGGACTTGAATTTTCATATAGGAAGCGCTTTGAATGGTGGTGGTGGTTCTGTGTTGTCTGGTTTGGACCAATGGAGGATGCCACAAACTCACCAATTTCCCTTCTTGTCTGGTTTGGAAGCTTCTTCATCACATGGGTTGTACCCATTTGATGGTGCTAGTGGTAGTGATGGCTATGGTGGCACTCCCATTAAGGTTTCAACTTCTGGGATGATGTCTCAGTTTGCTTCTGTGAAAATGGAAGATAATCATCCGGAACTTGGTTTGCCTAGACAGTTCTTGGGAGTCAACAATAACCCTAATACAAATGAGCAATATTGgaatggtggtggtggtggtgccACTTCTGCTTGGACTGATCTTTCAGTCTTTAGCTCCTCTTCCACTACTAGTAACCCACTATAG
- the LOC137826381 gene encoding RING-H2 finger protein ATL33-like, translating into MQNSPTVVAAPPPRPAGQITVIPYPPPLPFDGAPSSIFQITVLPFPPPPPFADPPSSVDLSPLEFLLALLAVVTIPALIYTFIFAFGCPSHRSRRDPSASEPSVSSEASHREIELPTVDAGVKYRKDAHAKEINGECTVCLSVFAEGEEIRQLSACKHSFHASCIDLWLSNHSSCPICRATIAVVAATKPNGDLHETHGERDESNIV; encoded by the coding sequence ATGCAAAACTCACCCACGGTCGTCGCAGCTCCGCCGCCACGTCCCGCCGGCCAAATCACTGTCATCCCCTACCCGCCGCCGCTTCCGTTCGACGGCGCCCCCAGCTCCATCTTCCAGATCACCGTCCTCCCCTTTCCCCCGCCGCCGCCCTTCGCCGACCCTCCCAGCTCCGTCGATCTCTCCCCGCTCGAGTTCCTCCTCGCGCTCCTCGCCGTCGTGACCATCCCGGCGCTAATCTACACATTCATCTTCGCCTTCGGTTGCCCCTCGCATCGCAGCCGGCGGGATCCCTCCGCCAGCGAGCCCTCCGTCTCGTCGGAGGCATCCCACCGTGAGATCGAACTCCCCACCGTCGACGCAGGCGTCAAGTACCGGAAAGACGCGCACGCGAAGGAGATCAACGGCGAGTGTACGGTATGCCTGTCGGTGTTCGCCGAGGGCGAAGAAATCCGGCAGCTGAGCGCGTGCAAACACTCGTTTCATGCCTCTTGCATTGACTTGTGGCTCAGCAACCACTCCAGTTGTCCCATTTGTCGCGCCACCATAGCCGTCGTCGCCGCCACCAAACCCAACGGTGATTTGCACGAAACTCACGGTGAGCGTGATGAGTCTAATATTGTctga